GGGGAAGCGATGCTACTAGGGGCAAAACAGTGCTGATATACTCCACTGCTGTTAAAACCCTCATTTTGAGCGCATCTTGACAATGGCACCAGAGTCATCATCTCTCCTTTGTGAGGTGGTTTCGAGGATCCCAGGATGTGACTTTCAGCTGGAGACAGTCAGAGCAGGACTGGATCCCTGATTATTTTTAGACGTTGAATAACAAGCAGGTATTGAGAACGATGAAAGTGTTAGTGGTTGGTCAGGGTGGTCGGGAACATGCTCTGGTCTGGAAACTGGCTCAGTCCGAATCCGTCTCCCAGGTCTTTTGTGCTCCAGGTAATGCAGGCACCTGTCTGGATGGAACGAATGTAGATATCAGTGTTTCGGATATCCCCCGCATGGTCGCCTTTGCGAAGGAAGAAGCCATCGGCCTGGCGATTATCGGCCCCGAAGTTCCACTGGTCGCAGGTCTGGCAGATGCCCTGCGGAAGGAAGGCATTCCAGTCTTTGGTCCCTCCAAGGCGGCTGCGGAGCTGGAAGGCAGTAAATCGTTCGCCAAGCAGATGATGTGGAAGGCGAATGTTCCTACTGCGAAATCAGAAACATTCAATAACTTTGAGGCGGCCGAAGCCTTTGTTGAAGACCGCGAAGAACAGCCGCTAGTGATTAAGGCAGACGGTCTGGCTGCGGGCAAAGGGGTGCTGATCTGTGACACAAAACAGGAAGCACTGGATGCCATCAGGTCGCTGATGAAAATCAAAGAGTTCGGCGATGCGGGAAAAACCATCATCATCGAAGAGAAGCTGATTGGCCAGGAAGTCAGTATTCTGGCGATCGTCAGCGGTTCGACGATTATCCCTCTCGAAACGTCTCAGGATCATAAAGCAGCCTACGATGGAGATAAGGGTCCCAATACAGGCGGCATGGGAGCTTACAGCCCTGCACCACTGGTGACTGATTCATTGATGAGCGAGATCATCGAGAAGATTCTGGTGCCGATGGTCAACGTCATGAAAATTGAAGATCGTCCCTTTAACGGGATTCTCTACGCCGGTCTGATGATCACCAACCAGGGACCAAAGGTTCTGGAATTCAATGTGCGATTTGGTGATCCCGAAGCACAACCGGTGCTGATGCGGCTCAAGACCGATCTGGGAGAACTCCTGCTCGCAGCCGCGGAAGAGCGTCTGGACGATATCGAGCCACTGGAGTGGGACGAACGTCCAACCGTTTGCGTGGTGATGGCCGCCGAAGGTTATCCCGGTGATTACCAAAAAGGGAAAGTCATTCGCGGACTGGATGAAGCGGCAGCACTGGCGGACACGAAAGTCTTCCATGCAGGGACAACCATGAAAGATGAGCAGGTTGTCACTGATGGCGGGCGTGTGCTGGGAGTCACCGCAATTGGTGATTCGATCAGCGATGCCAAGCTGAAAGCCTACCAGGCCGTAAAGTGCATCCGCTGGGATGGTGCCTGGTGCCGCAAGGATATTTCCGACAAGGCTCGCTGAGTCCTGTTGTTCATCTGAAGGAAAGCGCGACCGACAGTACGAGCCATGCCTGCTGAGATACGAACCTGCTTTTTACCTGTCTTGTCACAACCTGAAGAGTTTTCAGGGAGTGTCGCTGTGATTCTGGATATTCTGCGTGCTTCGTCCACTATGACCTACGCGCTGAATTCCGGAGCCGAGGCGGTCATTCCGTGTCAGGAAATCGACGAAGCTCGTGAACTGGCCGACCAACTCCGGTCTGCAGGCGAGCAGGTTCTGCTCGGAGGCGAACGCAAAGGGATTCAGATAGAAGGCTTCGATCTGGATAACTCCCCAGCCCGCTATCCTGCTGAAGTGGTACAGGACAGGAAGATTATCTTCACGACCAGTAACGGCACACGGGCGCTGAAACGGGCCATCCAGGCGCGACGAATCCTGATCGGGGCGTTTCTCAATCTGGACGCATTGCTGAAAATTCTCAAAGAGAGTGATGGGCTGATCTATCTGGTCTGTGCCGGAACGGATGGTGTCGTTACGGGAGAAGACTGTCTCTGCGCCGGAGCGATTGCATCCGAACTGGTCGAGCAGTGCGAGCAGGATCTGGTATTAGATGATTCCACACGGATCGTGATCGACCATTACCGGACACAGATCCAGCAGCCAGATGGCCTGTTACAGGGAGTTCGCGCCAGCCTGGGAGGCCGCAACCTGATTCGGCGTGGCTTTGAAGAGGATATTCAACTATGTTGCCAGCGTGGACTGATTTCACAAGTCCCTGAATTTGATCACCAGACCGGCCTGATTACGTTTTCAGCCGGCTGAACTAATACGGTTTTCGAGTCGATTTCTGTTTAATCCGAAGTTGAGTATGTCTGTATAAGACAGCATGGAAAGACCAAATCAATGAAAAAAGAGATGGAAAAGATTGTAGCGTTGTGTAAACGACGCGGGTTTGTTTTTCAGTCTTCTGAAATCTATGGCGGATTGCAGGGATTCTGGGATTACGGCCCATTAGGAGTCGAACTCAAGCGGAATGTCCGTGAAGCCTGGTGGTCCGATATGATCACGACGCACAACGAACTCATCGCGCCCGAAGGTGCCCCTAAACCGTTCGGTATGACTGGGGTCGAAACCACAATTATCATGCATCCCAGCGTCTGGAAAAGTTCGGGGCACTTCGATCTGTTCCACGACTTCATGGTGGACTCTAAAGAGTCCAAGGCCCGCTTCCGCGTAGACCATGTTTCGGTTGCAGTCGCTTATGCTTCCGATCAGAAACCGGTCGCCTGTGAAACTTATATGGCGGACATCGGTGAGGAAGGTCTCTCTAAAACCAAGCGCAAGCGGCTGGAAAAAGCAATTGCTGAATATGAGAAAGACAATAATCTTTCCAACAGCGAAGAGCCGCAGATTTCGGTTTGTAACCTGATGGAATACGCGAAAATGCTGGCAGATGCCGGTATCCCGGCGACCGGAAAGCTGGAGGCCCGCTGTCCTGATACCGGAGGCGAACTGACTGAGCCTCGTGAGTTCAACCTGATGTTCAAAACAATCATCGGTGCGCTCTCGGGCGAGGAAGGAACCGCCTTTCTCCGTCCGGAAACCGCACAGGGGATGTTCGTGAACTTTAAGAACGTCGTCGACAGTGGTCGCGTGAAGGTGCCATTCGGGATCGCCCAGATCGGAAAGAGTTTCCGTAACGAAATCACGCCGCGGAACTACACCTTCCGTTCGCGCGAATTCGAGCAGATGGAAATGGAATTTTTCTGTCATCCGGATGAATCTTTCGAATGGTATCAGTACTGGCGCGACCGCAGATACAACTGGTACATTCAGCACGGGATAAACCCTGAGAATCTGATTCTCCGCGACCATACCCAGGAAGAGCTGGCACACTACTCCGTCGGGACGGCGGATG
The genomic region above belongs to Gimesia chilikensis and contains:
- the purD gene encoding phosphoribosylamine--glycine ligase; translated protein: MRTMKVLVVGQGGREHALVWKLAQSESVSQVFCAPGNAGTCLDGTNVDISVSDIPRMVAFAKEEAIGLAIIGPEVPLVAGLADALRKEGIPVFGPSKAAAELEGSKSFAKQMMWKANVPTAKSETFNNFEAAEAFVEDREEQPLVIKADGLAAGKGVLICDTKQEALDAIRSLMKIKEFGDAGKTIIIEEKLIGQEVSILAIVSGSTIIPLETSQDHKAAYDGDKGPNTGGMGAYSPAPLVTDSLMSEIIEKILVPMVNVMKIEDRPFNGILYAGLMITNQGPKVLEFNVRFGDPEAQPVLMRLKTDLGELLLAAAEERLDDIEPLEWDERPTVCVVMAAEGYPGDYQKGKVIRGLDEAAALADTKVFHAGTTMKDEQVVTDGGRVLGVTAIGDSISDAKLKAYQAVKCIRWDGAWCRKDISDKAR
- a CDS encoding 2-phosphosulfolactate phosphatase, which codes for MPAEIRTCFLPVLSQPEEFSGSVAVILDILRASSTMTYALNSGAEAVIPCQEIDEARELADQLRSAGEQVLLGGERKGIQIEGFDLDNSPARYPAEVVQDRKIIFTTSNGTRALKRAIQARRILIGAFLNLDALLKILKESDGLIYLVCAGTDGVVTGEDCLCAGAIASELVEQCEQDLVLDDSTRIVIDHYRTQIQQPDGLLQGVRASLGGRNLIRRGFEEDIQLCCQRGLISQVPEFDHQTGLITFSAG
- a CDS encoding glycine--tRNA ligase, whose product is MEKIVALCKRRGFVFQSSEIYGGLQGFWDYGPLGVELKRNVREAWWSDMITTHNELIAPEGAPKPFGMTGVETTIIMHPSVWKSSGHFDLFHDFMVDSKESKARFRVDHVSVAVAYASDQKPVACETYMADIGEEGLSKTKRKRLEKAIAEYEKDNNLSNSEEPQISVCNLMEYAKMLADAGIPATGKLEARCPDTGGELTEPREFNLMFKTIIGALSGEEGTAFLRPETAQGMFVNFKNVVDSGRVKVPFGIAQIGKSFRNEITPRNYTFRSREFEQMEMEFFCHPDESFEWYQYWRDRRYNWYIQHGINPENLILRDHTQEELAHYSVGTADVEYAFPFMEENEYGELEGIAHRGDFDLRSHMEGKLVREGDQLVVEKNEHGQPKYKGSGKDLTYFDDQTRERFIPHVIEPAAGADRATLAFLCEAYYEDEQPDDKGEMQSRTVMQFHPKLAPVKAAVFPLIKKAGMPEVAADIYGKLKKAGIQAVYDQQGAIGRRYRRQDEIGTPFCLTVDGDTEQDNCVTMRDRDSLKQERIPIDDIVAEVQRRIHG